A genomic region of Pradoshia eiseniae contains the following coding sequences:
- a CDS encoding exonuclease domain-containing protein, with protein sequence MEFIAIDFETANQYPNSACSIGIVYVNNQKIADEKYFLIQPPIMKFDRKNMEVHGITPEAVKDAPAFNEVWKIIEHDFKDTMIIAHNAYFDMSVLHACLKEYDLAIPELTYCCSIPISNRAIGGHRVRQSLKERTRYFGIDLEEHHHALADARACAELVLKSIEASGQPSFPDFLEAHPSLPIKRLSQLRPMNAFTKEKAPVTKKYSKTVKIGDIKPTIDPDENNPLYGKTFVFTGDLDSMNRIDAMQTIVNFGGILKSSVSKKTDYLIIGRQDHSIVGDQGISSKESKARELQDKGIPIELLDESRFLRLLAEAKSGHTSKKLI encoded by the coding sequence GTGGAATTTATCGCGATTGATTTCGAAACAGCCAATCAATATCCGAATAGCGCATGCTCTATCGGAATCGTCTATGTCAATAATCAAAAAATTGCAGATGAGAAGTATTTCCTTATACAACCACCTATCATGAAATTCGACCGCAAGAATATGGAGGTGCATGGCATAACGCCTGAGGCCGTTAAGGATGCGCCTGCATTTAATGAAGTTTGGAAAATAATCGAACATGACTTTAAAGACACCATGATTATTGCCCATAATGCCTATTTCGATATGAGCGTCTTACATGCTTGCCTGAAGGAATACGATTTAGCTATACCCGAATTAACCTATTGCTGCAGCATCCCTATTTCTAACCGGGCAATTGGGGGACATCGTGTCAGACAATCACTTAAGGAGCGGACCCGTTATTTTGGCATCGACCTAGAAGAACATCATCATGCCTTAGCTGATGCAAGGGCCTGTGCAGAGCTTGTGCTAAAAAGCATCGAAGCAAGCGGTCAGCCATCCTTTCCTGATTTTCTTGAAGCTCACCCTTCCTTGCCTATTAAGCGATTATCTCAGTTAAGGCCAATGAATGCCTTCACGAAGGAAAAAGCTCCAGTAACCAAAAAATATAGCAAAACCGTTAAAATAGGTGATATAAAACCAACGATTGACCCAGATGAAAATAACCCTCTCTATGGAAAGACCTTTGTCTTTACGGGTGACCTTGATTCGATGAACAGAATTGATGCCATGCAGACAATCGTAAATTTCGGCGGTATTCTTAAATCAAGTGTCAGCAAGAAGACAGATTATCTCATTATAGGGAGACAAGATCACTCAATAGTTGGAGACCAGGGAATCAGTTCGAAAGAGAGTAAAGCACGGGAACTTCAGGATAAGGGCATTCCAATCGAGCTGCTCGATGAGTCTCGTTTTCTAAGGCTGCTAGCTGAGGCCAAAAGCGGCCACACTTCAAAAAAATTAATCTAA